GTCAGTAGGAAAGGTAATCTTAGCATTTATGGATGAAGAAGAAGTGAAAAAAATATGGCAGAATAGTAGTATTCAAAAGTTAACTAAAAATACAATTACTGATTTCGAAGAGTTAAAAAAAGAATTAGATATAGTAAGGAAGCAGGGATATGCAGAGGATGACGAAGAAAATGAGTTAGAGGTTAGATGTATAGGTGCTCCCGTTTTTAATCATAAAGGAGAAGTAGAAGGAGCCATTAGTATCTCAGGACCTACTATTAGAGTTACTAAAGATAGAGTGGAAAAAATAGGTAAAGAAGTAAAAAAATATGCTGATAAGATATCAAAAGAGCTTGGATACAGTAACTAATATATCCAAGCTCTTTTAATTTTATATAAGAATGAAATATTTTTAAAAGTATTCTTGCAATTGTTTTCCTTGCATAGTATAATTAAATCAAATAGTTCGAGATGTGAAAGTAGGGTTTACAGTGTGAAACTAAAATAATAGATTAGTATATCTTATTACTTAATTTTCTGACTTTGTAAACTAAACATGAAAATTAGTAAAATATCTTTATAGAATTATCTTAAATTGATTTAAGTTTTTTAAATTTTATTTTTAATGATAAAGTTTCGTCTATGAAGTCATCAAGGGTAAAAAGAACATGTTAGCACAGGCCCTTAACAATTTTTAGCAGAATTAAAAAGAGGTGAAAACTTCTTACACTAACTGCTAATAGTGGTATGATAAGCTTTAACATTATTAGCAACTTTAAGAGTTAAAGCGATATTTTTAAAAGAATTTTTACCTAGATGAAAATGTGATAATAATATGAATAAGATATTTCATCTGTTTAAAGTCTTCTTTACCAATTAGCTTAGACATAGAAGTGGGTAAAATAGAATTTGATCTAGGAATAAATATAGAGTAGTTACGTAATTTATTATAACATCTAAAATTAGAGTAAAGGCCATAATCTTGATGGAGAAAGTAATTTTACTACATATAGAACAATGAGGATAATTTTTATTAGATTTAAAACTCGATTTATCAGAATCAAATTTATGATTGTAGTTACAGCATAGAT
The Tissierellales bacterium DNA segment above includes these coding regions:
- a CDS encoding IclR family transcriptional regulator C-terminal domain-containing protein, encoding SVGKVILAFMDEEEVKKIWQNSSIQKLTKNTITDFEELKKELDIVRKQGYAEDDEENELEVRCIGAPVFNHKGEVEGAISISGPTIRVTKDRVEKIGKEVKKYADKISKELGYSN